A section of the Leptospira kobayashii genome encodes:
- a CDS encoding arsenosugar biosynthesis-associated peroxidase-like protein: MSSTANHYYNAKDLAKFPEIGRVNKDLADKFFAYYGAVMAEGALSEREKALIALAVSHALKCPYCIDAYTATSLQKGADEAQMNEAVHVAAAMAAGINLVHSVQMNNKIDELSI; this comes from the coding sequence ATGAGTTCAACAGCAAATCATTACTATAATGCAAAGGATCTGGCGAAGTTCCCTGAAATCGGAAGAGTGAATAAAGACCTTGCAGATAAGTTTTTCGCATATTACGGCGCCGTGATGGCAGAAGGGGCTCTTAGCGAGAGAGAGAAGGCTCTCATCGCACTAGCGGTTTCCCATGCATTGAAATGTCCTTATTGCATTGATGCTTATACAGCTACTTCTTTACAAAAAGGTGCCGATGAAGCGCAAATGAATGAAGCGGTTCATGTTGCTGCAGCGATGGCTGCGGGAATTAATTTGGTTCATAGCGTTCAAATGAACAACAAAATCGATGAACTTTCCATCTAA
- the arsS gene encoding arsenosugar biosynthesis radical SAM (seleno)protein ArsS (Some members of this family are selenoproteins.), whose product MLVDEQMNILGSYPDSFGKQIRIGTDAKNPLTGLTLTTFQINVGKWCNQACKHCHVDASPIRTEMMSKETIDKCLAIIKSVPAIQTVDITGGAPEGNIHFRYLVEEARKLGKKIIDRCNLTILEEKGNEDLHEFLAANEVEVCSSLPYFSQSRTDQQRGDGVFNKSITALQKLNKLGYGTRLPLNLVYNPVGVFLSSAQKQLEREFKENLDKKYGIVFNNLYCINNMPINRYLGALVRTGKFETYMETLVNAYNPMTLEGLMCRHQISVGYDGKIYDCDFNQMLELEAKPVSHVDHFDYETFVNRNIVVANHCFGCTAGAGSSCGGEVA is encoded by the coding sequence ATGTTAGTCGATGAACAGATGAATATTCTGGGATCTTATCCTGATTCTTTTGGAAAACAAATCAGAATCGGAACGGATGCAAAGAATCCTTTGACAGGATTAACATTGACTACTTTCCAGATCAATGTAGGCAAATGGTGCAACCAAGCATGTAAACATTGTCACGTGGACGCATCTCCGATTCGGACGGAGATGATGAGTAAGGAGACGATCGACAAATGTCTCGCAATTATCAAATCCGTTCCTGCGATTCAAACCGTTGATATCACAGGTGGGGCGCCGGAAGGAAATATTCATTTCCGCTATTTGGTGGAAGAGGCTCGCAAACTTGGCAAAAAAATAATCGATCGTTGCAATCTTACCATTTTAGAGGAGAAGGGGAACGAAGACCTTCATGAATTTTTGGCTGCCAATGAAGTGGAAGTTTGTTCTTCCTTACCTTATTTCAGTCAATCAAGGACCGATCAGCAGAGAGGAGACGGAGTCTTTAATAAATCGATTACCGCCTTGCAAAAGTTAAATAAATTAGGATACGGGACCAGACTTCCGTTGAATTTGGTTTATAATCCAGTGGGTGTTTTTTTGAGTTCCGCACAAAAACAATTGGAGCGTGAATTTAAGGAAAACCTGGACAAAAAGTACGGAATCGTATTTAACAATCTCTATTGCATTAATAATATGCCCATCAATCGCTACTTAGGTGCTCTTGTGCGAACGGGTAAGTTTGAAACTTATATGGAAACTTTGGTCAATGCTTATAATCCGATGACCTTGGAAGGTTTGATGTGCCGGCACCAAATTTCAGTCGGGTATGATGGAAAAATTTACGACTGTGATTTCAACCAGATGTTGGAGTTGGAAGCGAAACCTGTTTCTCATGTCGATCACTTCGATTATGAAACCTTTGTGAATCGAAATATTGTTGTGGCGAATCATTGTTTCGGATGCACCGCCGGTGCAGGTTCCAGCTGTGGTGGGGAAGTAGCCTAA
- a CDS encoding DUF1858 domain-containing protein: MTESTAARFHKEMTVGEAIAIHPEAGLVFSSYHLGGCSHCSINEVETIEQVCMGYGVEVDTLIDSLNNLFADDEG, translated from the coding sequence ATGACCGAATCAACCGCAGCCCGTTTTCATAAAGAGATGACCGTTGGAGAAGCAATTGCCATCCATCCGGAGGCTGGTCTTGTTTTCTCTAGCTACCACCTAGGTGGTTGCTCACATTGTTCCATCAACGAAGTCGAAACCATCGAACAAGTTTGCATGGGCTATGGTGTTGAAGTAGACACTCTGATCGATTCTCTCAACAATCTTTTCGCCGACGACGAAGGCTAA
- a CDS encoding 6-pyruvoyl trahydropterin synthase family protein — translation MFTEESGKFYVRIEGRFESAHYLYDYFPDGSDEPIHGHSWKVEVFLSGKENIRPDGISYDFLTARNRLQELVHSIDHLLINEHPDFKGVNPTSENVARWFFAGLKEEVAKTNGKVMRIVIHEGPENLAFFEP, via the coding sequence ATGTTTACCGAAGAATCTGGGAAATTTTACGTTCGGATCGAAGGGCGGTTTGAGTCCGCACATTATTTGTATGATTATTTTCCGGATGGTTCCGATGAACCGATTCATGGCCACTCCTGGAAGGTGGAAGTCTTCCTATCGGGAAAAGAGAACATTCGCCCGGACGGAATTAGCTACGATTTTTTAACCGCAAGAAACCGTTTGCAGGAATTGGTTCATAGCATTGATCATTTACTGATCAATGAACATCCTGATTTCAAGGGGGTAAATCCCACTTCGGAAAATGTGGCCCGTTGGTTTTTTGCAGGACTCAAAGAAGAAGTGGCGAAAACAAACGGAAAGGTCATGAGAATCGTAATTCATGAAGGTCCTGAAAACCTTGCATTTTTTGAACCATAA